The Nitrospira tepida genome includes a window with the following:
- a CDS encoding ABC transporter substrate-binding protein → MSQISRRRFLQWSAAASGTVLLGGIPQWAGGADGGTAGAAPAHAKPAGQVSGEPIKIGIIDPLSSPYKTSSVHDVHGATVAVDLYNKQAGLLGRPVAMVEADDASNPETAAKAALKLIKEDRVDFLMGTFNGDCALAVSEVAKREHKLFMVTGAHLPALTGERCDSHMFVFMPSATMLSKAVAPYIVKEYGPRWFMVTADTVDGRSAEQAMAEACRAQKGEVLGSVTTPFGATDFTEALTKAKTANPQTVILNLYGWDLVNALKTCAKLEFAKDKIGIAGMIGGEQIGRPLGYANNAGIWGLVWDPKVNTEGSRRFIQAVIDKYNHTPTSRCYLGYAAATQILEAVRRAGSIETAAVIKTLEGHEFDGLKERRSYFRAQDHQHVQDVLVGKAYGKELGLGHYQLLSTIAGETLAGDPAGTACRL, encoded by the coding sequence ATGAGCCAGATATCCAGACGGCGGTTCTTGCAATGGTCGGCGGCTGCGAGCGGAACGGTGTTGCTTGGAGGCATCCCCCAGTGGGCGGGAGGCGCAGATGGCGGAACTGCGGGAGCGGCGCCGGCCCATGCCAAGCCGGCAGGCCAAGTGTCCGGCGAACCCATCAAGATCGGGATCATCGATCCGCTCTCGAGTCCATACAAAACGTCTTCGGTCCATGACGTGCATGGGGCCACGGTGGCGGTGGATCTTTACAACAAACAGGCCGGTCTCCTGGGGCGTCCTGTGGCGATGGTGGAGGCCGATGACGCATCCAATCCGGAGACGGCCGCGAAGGCGGCGCTGAAACTCATCAAGGAGGACCGTGTCGATTTCCTGATGGGCACCTTCAACGGGGACTGCGCGCTCGCGGTCAGCGAGGTCGCCAAGCGGGAGCACAAACTGTTCATGGTCACGGGCGCGCACCTTCCGGCCTTGACCGGGGAGCGGTGCGACTCGCACATGTTCGTCTTCATGCCGAGCGCCACCATGCTGTCCAAGGCGGTGGCGCCGTACATTGTGAAGGAGTACGGTCCCCGCTGGTTCATGGTGACGGCGGACACGGTGGATGGGAGGTCCGCCGAGCAGGCCATGGCTGAGGCCTGCCGGGCACAGAAGGGCGAGGTGCTCGGCTCCGTGACGACCCCGTTCGGCGCCACCGACTTCACCGAAGCCTTGACCAAAGCCAAGACCGCCAATCCCCAGACGGTGATTCTCAATCTCTATGGGTGGGATCTGGTGAATGCGCTCAAGACCTGCGCAAAATTGGAATTCGCGAAGGACAAGATCGGCATTGCCGGCATGATCGGAGGCGAGCAAATCGGACGGCCGCTGGGCTACGCGAACAACGCCGGCATTTGGGGGCTCGTCTGGGATCCCAAGGTCAACACGGAAGGGTCCAGGCGCTTTATCCAAGCGGTGATCGACAAATACAACCACACCCCGACCTCCCGCTGCTATCTCGGCTATGCGGCGGCCACACAAATCTTGGAGGCGGTTCGCCGGGCCGGTTCCATCGAGACTGCTGCGGTGATCAAGACCCTGGAAGGACATGAATTCGACGGACTCAAGGAACGCCGGTCATACTTCCGCGCCCAGGACCATCAACATGTGCAGGATGTGCTGGTGGGCAAGGCCTATGGGAAAGAACTGGGGCTCGGTCACTACCAGTTGCTAAGCACAATCGCGGGAGAGACGCTGGCAGGCGATCCTGCTGGAACGGCCTGCAGATTGTGA
- the arsB gene encoding ACR3 family arsenite efflux transporter, with product MELVAETLRAQPAEKRLNLFERYLTIWVGLCMALGVWLGRTAPQMIEWLRRMELGEGSQVNLPIALLIWVMIIPMMMKVDFGSIGQVGRRPRGLLVTLFVNWIVKPFSMAAIAWLFFRVIFSPWIVPNDADQYIAGCIILAAAPCTAMVFVWSYLTDGDPAYTLVQVSVNDLIMLVLFAPIVGWLVSGASSLSVPFIVLLYSVLAFIVIPLTIGVGARLWMVRRFGRTWFEDRLLPGLAPLTILALLAMLVLIFAFQADNLTGKWAHVLMIAVPILIQVYFNSALAYGLMQRLGVEHAVAAPGALIGASNFFELAVATAIALFGPGSPAALATVVGVLVEVPVMLSVCALCNRTRHWFPTPVVASR from the coding sequence ATGGAACTGGTTGCAGAGACGTTGAGGGCGCAGCCGGCTGAGAAACGACTGAACCTATTCGAACGGTACCTGACGATCTGGGTGGGGCTCTGCATGGCCTTGGGGGTTTGGCTGGGACGGACCGCGCCTCAGATGATCGAATGGCTTCGCAGGATGGAGTTGGGCGAAGGGAGTCAGGTCAACCTGCCGATCGCCCTGCTGATCTGGGTGATGATCATACCGATGATGATGAAGGTGGATTTCGGATCCATCGGGCAGGTTGGCCGGCGACCGCGCGGCCTCCTAGTCACCCTGTTCGTGAACTGGATCGTGAAGCCGTTTTCGATGGCGGCGATCGCCTGGCTCTTTTTCCGCGTGATCTTCTCGCCCTGGATCGTGCCGAATGACGCCGATCAATATATCGCGGGATGCATCATCCTCGCCGCGGCTCCCTGCACGGCGATGGTCTTTGTCTGGAGCTATCTCACCGACGGTGATCCCGCCTATACCCTGGTGCAGGTTTCCGTGAACGATCTCATTATGTTGGTCCTGTTCGCGCCGATTGTCGGGTGGCTGGTCAGCGGCGCGTCCTCGCTCTCCGTGCCCTTCATCGTCCTGCTCTATTCGGTGCTCGCCTTCATCGTCATTCCGCTCACGATCGGGGTCGGCGCGCGCCTGTGGATGGTGCGGCGGTTCGGCCGCACCTGGTTCGAGGACCGACTGCTTCCAGGACTGGCGCCGTTGACGATCCTGGCGCTGCTGGCCATGCTCGTCCTGATCTTTGCGTTTCAGGCCGACAACCTGACGGGTAAATGGGCCCACGTCCTGATGATCGCGGTTCCGATCCTGATCCAGGTCTATTTCAATTCCGCGCTGGCCTACGGCTTGATGCAACGGTTGGGAGTCGAGCATGCGGTCGCTGCGCCGGGCGCGCTGATCGGCGCCAGCAATTTCTTCGAGCTGGCGGTGGCGACTGCCATTGCCCTGTTCGGCCCCGGGTCTCCGGCGGCGCTCGCAACCGTCGTGGGCGTGCTCGTGGAAGTGCCGGTCATGCTGTCCGTCTGCGCCCTCTGCAATCGCACGAGGCATTGGTTCCCCACCCCCGTGGTCGCATCCCGATGA
- a CDS encoding PAS domain S-box protein, producing MPLNMIGAAGVSLAVAGIFVWDSLTPLGYAVSMLYPIPLLLTVWLGSQRFAMAIGLTAMALTLVGWWLSPGGSESQALFNRSLTVVLVGICLGLVRRTIRDRAALGQVAEERSTAARRLEALVTSRTQELERSEEKFRRLLECAPDAIVVVDREGRIVFASAQTEQLIGSGLRELVGMPADRLVREDQRDVFLADCKAMAEGESFGSGERRDIWLRRADGREIPVEATVRLLRAADEPLLSIAMRDISERRRVAEREALLSAIIDNVPDMIFIKDANDLRFVLLNRAGEQLVGYSRERLIGTTDFDHFPKWQAEHFVAHDRAVLRDKQLCDIAEERIQTRFRGERILHTKKVPILDETGEPRFLLGISEDITDRKGVEEALRLRTEMFTNAFECAAIGKALVSPDGRWLQVNQALCDLVGYSRHEMLQLTFQDITHPDDLEADLDLVARMLSGEIRTYQMEKRYVHQTGRLVWVLLSVSLVRDRDGSPFFFIAQIQDITASKHAEHALRESQRRLQLSLENSKQGLWDWNVQTGGVVMDRGWASIHGYRLAELPDHVSAWQQTICPEDRPLVEAALTNHLAGITAFYDVEYRAVTKTGKRIWVNARGKVQERDEQGQPLRMMGTVQDVTSRKMVEEALRQSEERLRLVIAASGMGMWDFNMTTGLAVWNQETCLMLGYDPQNHSAHYDLWESRIHPDDRERVLAAIRQAERDDILFTEEHRIRRADNAHIRWLAPFGRFVRDESGDRTGRFVGVFVDVTNRKETEETLRAMQRRLVRLVRKREQLSRDLHDSTIQSLFSIGLGLSECRELMKARRGEAGKILARQIQHLKQVIHEVRGYIEPAGRLAGVGGPIAGQLRRLAEEFSQGRRCSIEVACTPNLDERLSPSQVQHLIHIAREAISNAVRHSGGRRCLVSLSEGDGEIHLTVDDDGTGFHTESHDHRGHGLRNMAVRAEELGSKVELLAKPSGGCRVFLRVPCTEASAS from the coding sequence ATGCCCTTGAATATGATCGGCGCGGCCGGGGTCTCGCTGGCCGTCGCCGGGATCTTTGTCTGGGACAGTTTGACGCCGCTCGGCTACGCCGTCAGCATGTTGTATCCCATTCCGCTCCTGCTGACGGTGTGGCTCGGATCTCAGCGGTTTGCGATGGCCATCGGGCTCACGGCGATGGCCCTGACCCTTGTGGGGTGGTGGCTTTCTCCCGGTGGTTCGGAGAGCCAGGCTCTTTTCAACCGTTCTCTTACGGTCGTCCTGGTCGGGATCTGCCTTGGGCTCGTCAGGCGAACGATCCGGGACCGGGCCGCCCTTGGGCAGGTCGCCGAGGAACGGAGCACGGCGGCCCGCAGGCTGGAAGCACTGGTCACGTCCAGAACCCAGGAGTTGGAGCGGTCGGAAGAGAAGTTCAGAAGACTTCTGGAGTGCGCCCCGGATGCGATCGTGGTGGTGGATCGAGAAGGGCGTATCGTGTTCGCGAGTGCGCAGACCGAGCAGTTGATCGGGTCCGGCCTCCGCGAATTGGTCGGGATGCCGGCCGACAGACTGGTCCGGGAGGATCAACGTGATGTCTTCCTCGCCGATTGCAAGGCGATGGCGGAGGGTGAGTCATTTGGTTCCGGAGAGAGGCGGGACATCTGGCTTCGACGGGCAGACGGGCGCGAGATCCCGGTCGAGGCGACCGTCAGGTTGCTGAGGGCGGCCGATGAACCCCTGCTCTCCATCGCCATGCGCGATATCAGCGAGCGTCGCCGCGTGGCCGAGCGCGAAGCGCTGCTCTCGGCCATTATCGACAATGTCCCCGATATGATCTTTATCAAAGATGCGAACGACCTTCGTTTCGTCTTGCTTAATCGCGCGGGCGAACAGCTTGTCGGGTATTCGCGCGAGCGGCTCATCGGCACCACCGACTTCGACCACTTCCCGAAGTGGCAGGCGGAACATTTCGTCGCTCATGATCGGGCTGTGCTCCGGGACAAGCAGCTCTGCGACATCGCCGAGGAGCGCATTCAAACCCGGTTTCGTGGCGAGCGCATTCTGCACACCAAGAAAGTCCCGATCTTGGATGAAACGGGTGAGCCGAGATTTTTGCTTGGAATTTCGGAAGATATTACGGACCGGAAAGGGGTCGAGGAAGCGTTGCGTCTGAGAACGGAGATGTTCACCAACGCCTTTGAATGTGCCGCGATCGGTAAGGCATTGGTGTCGCCGGACGGCCGGTGGCTTCAGGTGAATCAAGCCTTGTGCGACTTGGTGGGCTATTCCCGGCATGAAATGCTTCAACTGACCTTTCAAGACATTACCCATCCGGACGACCTGGAGGCCGATCTGGATTTGGTGGCGCGGATGCTCTCAGGGGAGATCCGGACTTATCAGATGGAAAAGCGCTATGTCCACCAAACCGGTCGCCTCGTGTGGGTCCTGTTGTCCGTGTCGCTGGTGCGCGATCGGGATGGGAGCCCGTTCTTCTTTATCGCGCAAATTCAGGACATTACAGCGAGCAAGCACGCGGAGCACGCGCTTCGTGAAAGCCAACGCCGCCTGCAACTGTCCCTGGAGAATTCCAAGCAGGGGCTCTGGGATTGGAACGTCCAAACCGGCGGTGTCGTGATGGATCGAGGATGGGCCTCGATCCATGGCTATCGGCTGGCGGAACTGCCGGACCACGTGTCCGCCTGGCAGCAAACGATTTGTCCGGAGGACCGCCCCCTCGTCGAGGCTGCTCTCACCAATCACCTGGCTGGCATCACGGCGTTCTATGACGTGGAATACCGGGCCGTGACGAAGACCGGGAAGCGGATATGGGTCAATGCGCGCGGCAAAGTGCAAGAACGCGACGAACAAGGCCAGCCTCTCCGGATGATGGGAACCGTTCAGGATGTGACGTCGCGCAAAATGGTCGAAGAGGCGTTGCGGCAGAGTGAAGAACGGCTGAGGCTCGTGATTGCCGCCTCCGGCATGGGCATGTGGGATTTCAATATGACCACCGGGCTTGCGGTCTGGAATCAGGAGACTTGCCTGATGCTCGGGTATGATCCGCAGAACCACTCCGCCCATTATGATCTGTGGGAATCGCGGATTCATCCAGACGATCGGGAACGCGTGTTGGCTGCGATCCGGCAAGCGGAGCGGGATGACATCCTGTTTACGGAAGAACATCGTATCAGGCGCGCCGATAACGCCCACATCCGGTGGCTGGCGCCGTTTGGGCGGTTTGTCCGTGATGAGAGCGGAGATCGGACAGGCCGATTCGTCGGCGTCTTTGTTGACGTGACGAATCGCAAGGAAACCGAGGAAACCCTTCGTGCCATGCAACGCCGTCTGGTGCGGTTGGTAAGAAAGAGGGAACAGCTCTCGCGGGATCTTCATGACAGCACCATCCAGTCCTTGTTCTCGATCGGCCTCGGGCTGAGCGAGTGTCGGGAGCTGATGAAGGCGCGCCGGGGCGAAGCGGGAAAGATACTCGCGCGCCAAATCCAGCACCTCAAGCAAGTGATTCACGAAGTGCGCGGGTATATCGAGCCGGCCGGGCGTCTCGCCGGAGTCGGAGGACCGATCGCAGGACAACTTCGCCGTTTGGCCGAGGAGTTCTCCCAAGGCCGGCGATGCTCGATCGAGGTGGCCTGTACGCCGAACCTGGACGAGCGGCTCTCGCCCTCCCAGGTCCAACATCTGATCCATATCGCCAGGGAAGCGATCAGCAACGCCGTCCGCCACTCCGGCGGGCGTCGGTGTCTGGTGTCTCTTTCCGAAGGCGATGGGGAGATCCATCTGACGGTGGATGACGACGGGACGGGGTTCCATACCGAATCGCACGACCATCGTGGTCACGGCCTCCGCAATATGGCCGTGCGGGCGGAGGAACTCGGCAGCAAAGTCGAGCTGCTCGCCAAACCATCGGGGGGCTGCCGGGTGTTTCTCAGGGTTCCGTGCACGGAGGCCTCGGCATCATGA
- a CDS encoding DUF2703 domain-containing protein: MWKFKKQQRLRIEWQQTGSSSRTCPYASETWSNLVLVMEELRRELFSLGISVSATPVLPQQIGRTIQGLLFNRVPLEALLPELRILGRHCPSCEAQYGESVLCPTVVAEGVEYRSLPPFLLRRAILTSVGMMQPLRPLNLAQPVA; the protein is encoded by the coding sequence ATGTGGAAATTCAAAAAGCAGCAGCGGTTGCGGATCGAGTGGCAGCAGACTGGGTCGTCGAGCAGGACCTGCCCCTATGCGAGCGAGACGTGGTCGAATCTCGTCCTGGTAATGGAGGAGCTTCGACGCGAACTGTTTTCGCTCGGCATCTCCGTGTCCGCCACACCGGTCCTTCCGCAACAGATCGGCCGTACCATACAGGGGCTCTTGTTCAACCGTGTGCCGCTGGAAGCGCTGTTGCCTGAGCTGCGCATCCTGGGGCGCCATTGTCCTTCCTGCGAAGCCCAGTATGGGGAATCTGTCCTCTGTCCGACGGTGGTTGCCGAAGGAGTGGAGTACCGCAGCCTGCCTCCATTTCTCCTGCGGCGGGCGATCCTGACCTCGGTCGGCATGATGCAACCGCTGCGGCCTCTCAACCTGGCTCAACCTGTGGCCTAA
- a CDS encoding arsenate reductase ArsC, with product MSKPRVLFLCTGNSARSQMAEGWLRHLAGDRYEAASAGTEPVGLNPLAVEAMKEAGIDIAFHRSKKLDAYLGQQFDHVITVCDRAKQTCPLFHGALHTHHWSFEDPAAAKGTHAERLEAFRTIRDQIRLQIVEFLEA from the coding sequence ATGAGCAAGCCGCGTGTCTTGTTCCTGTGCACCGGCAATTCCGCCCGCAGCCAGATGGCCGAGGGATGGCTTCGGCATCTCGCCGGGGACCGGTATGAGGCGGCTAGCGCGGGAACCGAGCCTGTCGGGCTGAACCCCTTGGCTGTGGAGGCTATGAAGGAAGCCGGGATCGATATTGCCTTCCACCGCTCGAAAAAATTGGATGCGTACCTCGGCCAGCAATTCGACCACGTCATCACCGTCTGCGATCGGGCCAAACAAACCTGCCCCCTGTTCCACGGGGCGCTTCACACCCACCACTGGAGCTTCGAAGATCCGGCCGCGGCCAAGGGCACGCATGCGGAGCGCCTCGAAGCGTTCCGTACCATTCGCGACCAAATCCGGCTACAGATAGTCGAGTTCCTCGAAGCCTAA